One Pseudomonas sp. MM213 genomic window, TATATCCACTTTATGTTCAGTTGCCCTCTACGCTAATCGAGGGGGAAGACTTCCGGCACCAGTTCATTGTATTTGCCGCTGATGAGCACCTGGAGCGGGTGAAAGCGACCCTGGCCAAGGTCAGTTCGGCACTCGGGCTTCTGAGCCCTACGGTTCTACTGGGAGTCGTCAACGGCAAAAGCGAGTCAGCAGCCAAGCAAGTTGCCAACCTCGGCGACATCGCGGGGCCGGATTGGCGTGAGTTCCACGAGCAGCGCTGCCTGACGATCACCTTGGATCGCCCCAGGACACCGCAGGACGTGCCGAGCCACCTCATGCACATTGCCATCGCCGCATTACTGGCTGGCAAGGGCAATGCCTTGGTGGGGTACAAGAATCGGCTCGGTATCATTAACCATCGTCCTGAAGAAGACGTCTGGTATGAGTATCGACGTGGAACTTGGCACCGCACCTTGCCCAAACGTCTTGCGGAGCCATTCCAGCGCTACTTGGCAGTGATTGACCAGCTACATAGCCAATAAGCTTCATCCCTATCGGCTCTGAGCGGGATGGCGTAAATCGGGGCCATCTCTCCGTCAATCGCACGCAAGGATTGTCGACTCAGAAACAATGGAGACCACACGTGAAAAAGCTACCTATGAAAGTGATGATCGAAGATTGGGATGGTGACGGTGCAATCCGGATTCCGGATGAAGCACTGCCGGAACTAGAGCTCGATGTAGGCGACGCTGTGTATCTGATAGAAGAATTTGTCGGCAACACGCGCTGTCTAGTCCTATCAAAGAAGCCTCAAATTGCGGATCGAATAGACGAACTCACTGAGGCCTG contains:
- a CDS encoding AbrB/MazE/SpoVT family DNA-binding domain-containing protein; translated protein: MKKLPMKVMIEDWDGDGAIRIPDEALPELELDVGDAVYLIEEFVGNTRCLVLSKKPQIADRIDELTEAWNSGE